GAACGACGGCCGCCCCGCCATCGGGTGGAGCGCCGAGGGACGCGGCGAGCGCAGCAGCCTGCTCGCCTACGGGCAGCGCCTGGCCTTCGCGGCCCACGGGGAACGGCACTGCCTCGGCGTACGGCGGGCCGGGAAGCGGACCCCGTGTCCCACGGCCGCCACGGTGCCCGACCGGGCCGGGAACGCCCAGTGTCCCGAATGCGCCCGCCTGGACCGGTCGTTCTCGGTGGCCGCCGACACCAACGCCGCCGATCCGCGCACCTATCGCGTCTACCTGGCCTGGTTCGGGCCCGGCCTGGTCAAGGTCGGCATCACCGCCGAGGAGCGCGGCCCGGCCCGGCTGCTGGAGCAGGGGGCGGTGACCTGGACCTGGCTGGGCCGGGGCCCGCTGATGGCCACCCGCCGCACCGAAGAGCTGCTGCGGGCCGCTCTCGGGGTGCCGGACCGGATCGCGTATGCCCGCAAGCGCGCTGTACGGGGCACCCTGCCGGCGGCGGCCGACCGGGCCCGGGAGGTCGCCGAGCTGCACGCCCGCGCCGCGGCCCTGCCCGGCTGGCCGGAGTCGCTCGAGCGGCTGCCGTGCGAAACCGTCGACCACTCCGGGCCGTTCGGGCTGGACGGGCTGCCCGCCCCCGCACGGGTCCTCACCGGGATGGTCCCCGGCGGGGCCGTCGTGGGCCGGCTCGTCGGCGCGGCCGGTCCCGATCTGCACCTCGCGGACGGACTCGTGGTGGACACCCGGCTGCTCGCCGGCTGGGAGCTCGTCGCCCCGGCCGAAGGCGCCGCGACTGCGGCGCCGGTCGCCGAGCTGGCGCCGCCCGCCACCCCCGGTGAGCAGGACGGGCTGTTCTGACCCGCGGGCCCGTCCCGGGCACCGTGCCGGTGTGCGGTGTGGCCTCCAAGGTCAAAACTTGGATCCCTTTGGGCTGCCGGGCCCCTTTCCGGTGGACATGCCAGGGGGCCGCCGCAGAGGGTGGTGGGCATGAGCATCCAGCCCGTACCCGCCTTCGAACCGCCGTACGTGATGGCGGTCTTCAGCAATATCCGCACCCCGGACGAGACCGGCTACCCGGAGACCAACCGGCGGATGAACGAGATCGTGGCCGCGAATCCGGGCTTCCTCGGCTACGAGTCCGCCCGCACCCCCGGCGGCCTCGGCATCACCGTCGCCTACTTCCGAGACCACGAGTCCCTCGCCGAGTGGCGGCAGGACCTGGAGCACCAGGCGGCCATGAAGAAGGGCCGTGCCGACTGGTACGAGAGCTACACCCTGCACGTCGCGACCGTCGAGCGGAGCCACGGCTTTGCCCGCAACGGCTGACGCGGTCCGGGCCTTCCGGGAGCGGCTCGGACTGCCCGGACTGGTCGACGTCCACACGCACTTCATGCCCGAGCGGGTCCTGGACAAGGTATGGGACTACTTCGACGCGGTCGGACCGCTGACCGGCGTCGCATGGCCCATCACCTACCGGCACGAGGAGGAGCAGCGGGTCGCGCTGCTGCGGGAGTTCGGGGTCCGGGCGTTCACGTCCATGCTCTACCCGCACAAGCCGGAGATGGCCGCATGGCTCAACTCCTGGTCCGCGGACTTCGCCGCCCGGACCGCCGACTGCCTGCACACCGCGACCTTCTTCCCGGAGGAGGGGGCCGAGGCGTACGTTCGGCAGGCCGTCGAAGCCGGAGCCCGCGTCTTCAAGGCGCACCTCCAGGTCGGCGGGTACGACCCGAACGACGACCGGCTCGACCCGGTCTGGGGGCTGCTCGCCGAGGCGGAGGTCCCGACCGTGATCCACTGCGGGTCGGGGCCCGTCCCGGCCAAGTACACCGGACCCGAGCCGATCGCCCGGCTGCTGGCCCGGCACCCCCGGCTGCCGCTGATCATCGCGCACATGGGCATGCCCGAGTACGCCGACTTCCTGGACCTCGCCGACCGGTACGCCGCGGTGCGCCTGGACACCACCATGGCCTTCACCGACTTCTCCGAGCGGTTGCACGGGTTCCCGCAGGGAGAGCTCGGGCGGCTCGCGGACCTCGGCGACCGGATCCTGCTCGGCACCGACTTCCCGAACATCCCCTACCCGTACGAGCACCAGCTCGAGGCCCTGGAACGGCTCGGCCTCGGCGACGACTGGCTGCGCGCGGTCTGCCACGACAACGGCGCCCGGCTGTTCCGCCTGGTCTGAGCGGCCCGCCCGAGGGTTTCTCAGGTAATTCACAGGTAGGGACAAGAACGCTCTCAGAGGCCACGGTCAGCGTGGTCGCATGACTGCGACGACCACCTCCCACGCGTCCACGTCCACCAGCAACCCCACGGCCCTCGTCCGGCCCGACGGCGGCCCCTGCCGGGTGCTCGTCGTCGACGACGAGGCCTCGCTCTCCGAGCTGCTCTCCATGGCCCTGCGCTACGAGGGCTGCGAGGTCCGCAGTGCGGGTGACGGGGCCGGCGCGGTGCGGGCCGCGCGGGAGTTCCGGCCGGACGTCGTCGTCCTCGACATCATGCTGCCCGACATGGACGGACTCGCCGTCCTCGGCCGGCTGCGCCGGGAGATCCCACAGCTTCCGGTGCTGTTCCTGACCGCCAAGGACTCCGTCGAGGACCGCATCGCGGGCCTGACGGCGGGCGGCGACGACTACGTCACCAAGCCGTTCAGCCTGGAGGAGGTCGTGGCCCGGCTCCGCGGACTGGTCCGCCGCTCGGGCGCGGCGCAGGCCGCACGCGGGGGCTCCGTCCTGGCCGTCGGCGATCTGCAGCTCGACGAGGACAGCCACGAGGTGTCCCGCGCCGGCCGGGAGATCCACCTGACCGCCACCGAGTTCGAGCTGCTGCGCTACCTGATGCGCAACCCCCGGCGGGTGCTGAGCAAGGCGCAGATCCTGGACCGCGTGTGGTCGTACGACTTCGGCGGCCAGGCCAACGTGGTCGAGCTGTACATCTCCTACCTGCGCCGCAAGCTCGAGAGCGGCCCGGGCTACCCGCCGATGATCCACACCCGGCGCGGCGCCGGCTACCTGATCAAGCCGGCGGAGTAGTGGCACTCCGCCTGCCGCGGCCCTCTCGCGCCCACAGCTCCCGGCCCGCCCGCCCCCACGCCGTCCGCCGGTCCGGGCGCAGGCGGCTCTGGTTCCGCCCGGTCCGCGCCTGGTCCCTGCGGGCCCGGCTCGTCGTTTCGGCGGTGGCGCTGATCGCCGTGGTGGGCGCGGCCATCGGGACCGTCACCACCCTCGCGCTGCGTTCGTACCTGGTCGACAAGCTCGACGACCAGCTGAGGGTCTCCGTCGAGATGGGCACCCGGAAGCCCCTAGGGGAGAAGGCGCTCCGGGACAAGGACGACAAGTTCGTCCTGGCGCCCGGATCCCCGCTGGGGGCCGCCGGGATCCGCCTCCTCGCCGACGGCACGGTCGCCAGTACGGCCCGCAGCGCCGCCGTCGGCGGACCCGGGTACGACCACATCCAGCGCCTGACGGCCGCCCAGACCGAGGCCCTGGCCCGGGCCGCCCGCAGGGCCGCCGAACAGCGCCGGCCGGACCCCACGAACCTGGACCTGCCGGACCTCGGTGCGTACCGGGTGCTCACCGCGCCCGACGGGAGCCTGGTCCTCGGCTTCCCGCTCGCCGAGGTCGACTCCACCGTCAGCACGCTCATCGCCGTGGAAGTCTTCGTCACCCTGGCCGGGCTGATCGCGGCCTCCCTCGCCGGGCAGGCCCTGGTCGGGGTCGCCCTGCGCCCGCTGCGCCGGGTGGCCGCCACCGCGACCCGGGTCTCCGAACTGCCCCTGCACAGTGGCGAACCCGCCCTCCACGAGCGGGTCCCGGACGCCGAGGCCGATCCCCGTACCGAGGTGGGCCAGGTCGGCGCCGCCCTCAACCGGATGCTGGGGCACGTCTCCTCCGCGCTCACGGCCCGCCAGCAGAGCGAGACCCGGGTCCGGCAGTTCGTCGCGGACGCCAGCCACGAACTGCGGACGCCGCTGGCCTCCATCCGCGGGTACGCCGAACTCACCCGCCGGGGACGGGAAGAACCCGGTCCCGACACCCGGCACGCCCTGGGCCGCATCGAATCCGAGGCGACCCGGATGACCGGCCTCGTCGAGGACCTGCTGCTCCTCGCCCGGCTCGACGCCGGGCGCCCGCTCTCCTCGGCCGACACCGACCTCGCCCCGCTCGTCGTCGACGCCGTCAGCGACGCCCGGGCCGCCGGACCCGAGCACCACTGGCGCCTCGAGCTCCCCGACGAGCCCGCGCCGATCCTCGCCGACCCGGCCCGGATCCAGCAGGTCCTGGTCAACCTGCTCGCCAACGCCCGGACGCACACCCCGCCCGGCACCACCGTCACCGCCCATGTTTCACGTGAAACATCCGCCGTCCGGCTGCGGATCGAGGACAACGGGCCCGGCATCCCGCCCGCCCTGCTCCCCCACGTCTTCGAACGGTTCGCCCGCGGCGACGCCTCGCGCTCCCGGGCCGCGGGCTCCACCGGCCTCGGGCTCGCCATCGTCCAGGCCGTCGTGGCGGCCCACGGCGGGCAGGTCGACGTACGGAGCGAGCCGGGGCGCACCCGCTTCGAGGTCCTGCTCCCCCTCGCCGCGGACCAGCCGACGAGGCACACGAAGACGGACTCACAGACGGAGCACAGGCTCACCACACAGCGGTGACAGCCCGCCCGGAGAGGGTCGGTGCATGCCAACCGACACCTCCTCCGGCGCCCTGCCGGCACGGGCGCACCTCGCGCCCGTGCCCGGCGAGCCCGTACTCGACGTGGTGATCCCGGTCTTCAACGAGGAGCAGGACCTCGGCCCGTGTGTGCGCCGGCTCCACGACCACCTCACCCGCACGTTCCCGTACCCCTTCCGCATCACGATCGCCGACAACGCGAGCACCGACCGCACCCCCGAGGTCGCGGCCGGCCTCGCCGCCACCGTCGACGGAGTACGCAGCACCCGGCTGGAGGAGAAGGGCCGCGGCCGCGCCCTGCGCACGGTCTGGTCCCGCTCCGAGGCACCCGTCCTCGCGTACATGGACGTGGACCTGTCCACCGATCTCAACGCGCTGCTGCCGCTGGTCGCCCCGCTCATCTCCGGGCACTCCGACCTCGCCATCGGCACCCGCCTCGCCCGCTCCTCGCGCGTGGTGCGAGGCGCCAAGCGGGAGTTCGTCTCCCGCGCCTACAACCTGCTCCTGCGCTCCTCCCTCGCCGCCCGCTTCAGCGACGCGCAGTGCGGGTTCAAGGCCATCCGGCGGGAGGTGGCGGAGCGGCTGCTGCCGCTGGTGGAGGACTCGGGCTGGTTCTTCGACACCGAGATGCTGGTGCTCGCCGAGCGGGCCGGGCTGCGGATCCACGAGGTGCCGGTGGACTGGGTGGACGACCCGGACTCCACCGTGCACATCGTGAGCACCGCCACCGAGG
The Streptomyces sp. NBC_01296 DNA segment above includes these coding regions:
- a CDS encoding response regulator transcription factor; protein product: MTATTTSHASTSTSNPTALVRPDGGPCRVLVVDDEASLSELLSMALRYEGCEVRSAGDGAGAVRAAREFRPDVVVLDIMLPDMDGLAVLGRLRREIPQLPVLFLTAKDSVEDRIAGLTAGGDDYVTKPFSLEEVVARLRGLVRRSGAAQAARGGSVLAVGDLQLDEDSHEVSRAGREIHLTATEFELLRYLMRNPRRVLSKAQILDRVWSYDFGGQANVVELYISYLRRKLESGPGYPPMIHTRRGAGYLIKPAE
- a CDS encoding sensor histidine kinase, whose amino-acid sequence is MRARLVVSAVALIAVVGAAIGTVTTLALRSYLVDKLDDQLRVSVEMGTRKPLGEKALRDKDDKFVLAPGSPLGAAGIRLLADGTVASTARSAAVGGPGYDHIQRLTAAQTEALARAARRAAEQRRPDPTNLDLPDLGAYRVLTAPDGSLVLGFPLAEVDSTVSTLIAVEVFVTLAGLIAASLAGQALVGVALRPLRRVAATATRVSELPLHSGEPALHERVPDAEADPRTEVGQVGAALNRMLGHVSSALTARQQSETRVRQFVADASHELRTPLASIRGYAELTRRGREEPGPDTRHALGRIESEATRMTGLVEDLLLLARLDAGRPLSSADTDLAPLVVDAVSDARAAGPEHHWRLELPDEPAPILADPARIQQVLVNLLANARTHTPPGTTVTAHVSRETSAVRLRIEDNGPGIPPALLPHVFERFARGDASRSRAAGSTGLGLAIVQAVVAAHGGQVDVRSEPGRTRFEVLLPLAADQPTRHTKTDSQTEHRLTTQR
- a CDS encoding antibiotic biosynthesis monooxygenase family protein, which produces MSIQPVPAFEPPYVMAVFSNIRTPDETGYPETNRRMNEIVAANPGFLGYESARTPGGLGITVAYFRDHESLAEWRQDLEHQAAMKKGRADWYESYTLHVATVERSHGFARNG
- a CDS encoding amidohydrolase family protein codes for the protein MPATADAVRAFRERLGLPGLVDVHTHFMPERVLDKVWDYFDAVGPLTGVAWPITYRHEEEQRVALLREFGVRAFTSMLYPHKPEMAAWLNSWSADFAARTADCLHTATFFPEEGAEAYVRQAVEAGARVFKAHLQVGGYDPNDDRLDPVWGLLAEAEVPTVIHCGSGPVPAKYTGPEPIARLLARHPRLPLIIAHMGMPEYADFLDLADRYAAVRLDTTMAFTDFSERLHGFPQGELGRLADLGDRILLGTDFPNIPYPYEHQLEALERLGLGDDWLRAVCHDNGARLFRLV
- a CDS encoding bifunctional glycosyltransferase family 2/GtrA family protein; the protein is MPTDTSSGALPARAHLAPVPGEPVLDVVIPVFNEEQDLGPCVRRLHDHLTRTFPYPFRITIADNASTDRTPEVAAGLAATVDGVRSTRLEEKGRGRALRTVWSRSEAPVLAYMDVDLSTDLNALLPLVAPLISGHSDLAIGTRLARSSRVVRGAKREFVSRAYNLLLRSSLAARFSDAQCGFKAIRREVAERLLPLVEDSGWFFDTEMLVLAERAGLRIHEVPVDWVDDPDSTVHIVSTATEDLKGMWRVGRALAVGALPLDRLSRPFGDDPRDRSALPGVPRGLARQLLGFCVIGVLSTLAYLALYSLFRLGAGPQLANAGALLVSAVANTAANRRLTFGVRGRDRAVRHQAQGLVVFGVGLALTSGSLAALGAATAAPSHSTELAVLITANLAATVLRFLLFRAWVFPERRATPAKDDTR
- a CDS encoding DUF2797 domain-containing protein; this encodes MTWRCTGIRWNDGRPAIGWSAEGRGERSSLLAYGQRLAFAAHGERHCLGVRRAGKRTPCPTAATVPDRAGNAQCPECARLDRSFSVAADTNAADPRTYRVYLAWFGPGLVKVGITAEERGPARLLEQGAVTWTWLGRGPLMATRRTEELLRAALGVPDRIAYARKRAVRGTLPAAADRAREVAELHARAAALPGWPESLERLPCETVDHSGPFGLDGLPAPARVLTGMVPGGAVVGRLVGAAGPDLHLADGLVVDTRLLAGWELVAPAEGAATAAPVAELAPPATPGEQDGLF